The window GCCGTGCATGTAGCCGCCGGAGTAGGTGAGGATGAGGACGCCGACGCCGCTGGCGAGGAAGCCGATGAGCAGCGAGAGGCCGTCGACGTAGAGACTCACCGAGACCCCGAGCGAGGGAATCCACGGGACCGAAATCGCGCCGTGCGTGCCGTACTGGCTGGCCACGAGACCGAAGCAAGCCAGCGCCACCGCGGCCGCGTAGTAGGCGGTGCGCTCGCCCAGTACGCGGTAGACGAACGGCACCAGCGCGGCGGCCACGAACGGCAGGAACACGACGGCGAGTACCGCCGACGCTGCCGGGTCCGGTGTCGGTTGCACGTGCGAGACTCGCCCCGGACCGGACTTAACAGTTCTCAAATTTGGGTCGCGGTCACGGGGTCGCCCACAAGCACGCCCGTGGGCGAGACACGTTTCAATTATTACGGACCAAGTGCGCCAAAAGCTACAGACCCCGTAGAGGGGCGGTCCCACGGCGTAGAGAATCCCTCGCACGGTAGCCACGCGATTCCGTCAGCTTTTATTGTCGTGTCGAGTACCCCCAACATGGATAAACTGAGGCAGTCGCTGCTCGACGCGCCAATCATCGAGAAAGACGGGTACCACTACTTCGTACACCCCATCAGCGACGGGATTCCGATGCTGGAACCCGGCCTGCTTCGAGAGATAGTCATCCAGATTATCCGGAAGGCCGAACTGGAGGACGTGGACAAAATCGTCACGCCCGCGGCGATGGGCATCCACATCTCCACTGCGGTGTCGCTGATGACCGACATCCCGCTGGTGGTCATCCGCAAGCGCGAGTACGGACTGGAGGGCGAAGTCGCGCTCTCCCAGCAGACGGGCTACTCCGAGAACGAGATGTACGTCAACAACGTCCACGACGGTGACCGGGTCCTCCTCCTCGACGACGTTCTCAGCA is drawn from Halorussus sp. MSC15.2 and contains these coding sequences:
- the hpt gene encoding hypoxanthine/guanine phosphoribosyltransferase; translated protein: MDKLRQSLLDAPIIEKDGYHYFVHPISDGIPMLEPGLLREIVIQIIRKAELEDVDKIVTPAAMGIHISTAVSLMTDIPLVVIRKREYGLEGEVALSQQTGYSENEMYVNNVHDGDRVLLLDDVLSTGGTMKAITEALEHIGADVADVLAVIKKEGPNELDDTDYDVKTLINVDVR